The nucleotide sequence ATTGAGTAACTTGCTTAATTCTTCAGGAGTTTCAATATCTAAGTCATCCATATACTCAGTCATAATCATTTCTTTATGTTCACGCTTTTGTTTATCATTAAGGAAGTTATTCACTTCGGATATAATGCTATTGCTTTGAAATTCCAAAGAACCAGGTCCATCTTGACTTGGAGGATTAATCGTTATCCCTCCACCTGCAGCTGAAACAATCAACACTCCTAATGCAAGAATTGAAAGCATTGGACCTCTTAATTTTACCTTTCCGGGTGAATTTACATTTATTTGAGTTTCAATAGCGTCCAGGTCCATATAAATTTTATCCGAAAACTCATTTAATTCATCGGCTAAATCGAGAATTTCTTTTCCTAGTGCAAAAAAAGATAACATTGGAATGTTCTCTTCTTTCTTCACTTTTAAAGATAATTGAGCATATTCTCCTCTTATATAAAAATCATGGATCATACTTTCAATTACATCATTATATTCATTTGCATCCGTAATTGTGTGTTGAGCATGTTGCAGAAGTTTGAACATAGGCATATCAACATCCCATTTGTGCACCTCTTTAATCCATTTTACCTTTTTCCTTTTCTCATAAGGGCATAACTTAGGATTAGCTTCTAATTCTTCTTCTGTAACAGCTTCTATATAACACTCATCTTCTAATACTTCCCCAATGGAAAACTTATTAGACGAAACACCTGTAATAACTACTGTGTCACCTTTTTTTATATGATTTTTAAAAATTCTTAGTTGGCTCGCAGTAGTGCCAGGTCTAGGTTTATCAGGGTAGTGTTCTTTTATCTTATGTGTCAATTCTTCATTGGTCAAATTATTAATATCTTCTAACTTAATCTCTTCCCAATTGATGCCTATGAACCCTTTCCTTCTAAATTCCCCGTAATACTTTCCTGATTGAGTTCTTACTAACCAGTAGTTCTTATCAGCCGGAATTACTGGAAACATATTCATAGCGATCCCCCCACTTATGTAATTTTTTTCTTTTTTCACTTTACTATAAAGTAGCAAACAAAAAAAGTCTTAACACAAATAAAATATAGCCCTGATGCTGCCACCAGGACCTTCAACAACTACTCATATGGTCGGTACTTCTTTCGAAGTTGCCCGAACTCTTTTTTCTTTTCTAAAATACTGCTCTTCAAGAAGACCTTAGGCTATTCCTTAGCTGGCTGTAACTTACCGCCTCTTACTAAATGTCCTATTCGAGCTTTTGATACCCCAAGCAACTCTGCCGCTTCTTTCACAGACAAAAGTTGTTCATTCAAATAGTCCAATAACTCTTAAGCGGATACAAAATGGTATTTCATTATTCTTACCTACTTCCAAAAGGTTTACTTAATGCGAACAGGCTGACTACCAAAGCTTAGACACTAACGATCATTGTTATCATGCCCACTTAAACCCCTCCTCGCTATGTGCTATTTTTCAGATTGGGAACGGAGGCGCAATCCCTAATGCTTACTTGACATCGGCTTACTTGTCGGTATCTTTTTGCTTTCGCGCCCTTATCATGTACAGGTTGATGAAAGTAGTGAGCAAATTTGTAATTGCTGTGATTAGCAGTATCCACTTACTTCAATATATAAGCCCTCACAAAATTGGAGGGCTTTATTGTTATTTCAATTCTTTCTGCAGTTGCTTCAAAGCCCACTTCCCACTCCCACTTGAAGTACCTTTCTCATGCAGTAGTTTAGCTAGGTACAAAATTTGATTTGTGTTGTATTTCTTCTCCATAAACTCACCCCTTATGACAGCTTCATAATCAAATTCAGGGCAGGCTTTCCAAGCGTACCCCGGGAATTCATTGTGCCCTTTGGTGCGCCTGTAGTTAGGCATGTCCTTTTTTAACGCATAATGCAAGTCGTACAAAGATTTCTTTTGTTCATCCGTGGGTTCTTCACTCCTAAAATCACCAACAAGACAAATACCGATAGCCTGCTTATTGGAATTTCCTACGTGATAACTTAACACACCAGGATTGTGACACCAGATAATTGTTCCATCCTTTAAGATAAC is from Bacillus tianshenii and encodes:
- a CDS encoding peptidoglycan recognition family protein, whose amino-acid sequence is MYNFELLPLLVDRRYKLPSHAWKEYKDYGIGSKRDQAIHHSLTKEGSAEAFARYHVRTHGWPGIAYHFVILKDGTIIWCHNPGVLSYHVGNSNKQAIGICLVGDFRSEEPTDEQKKSLYDLHYALKKDMPNYRRTKGHNEFPGYAWKACPEFDYEAVIRGEFMEKKYNTNQILYLAKLLHEKGTSSGSGKWALKQLQKELK
- a CDS encoding helix-turn-helix domain-containing protein, with the protein product MNEQLLSVKEAAELLGVSKARIGHLVRGGKLQPAKE